The following proteins come from a genomic window of Sphaerisporangium rubeum:
- a CDS encoding peptidylprolyl isomerase — translation MTDVDRQTQLAREHRERQEERAKQPPSGRRNVIIGAGLGVVLVAGGIVAATTLLGGGGDDPGNRAAADPSASGAASAPAVDPGASAAPADPAKITCSYRKDDSGLPAKKVGMPPTKPDLKAKFMTIDTNQGKIVIELATAAAPCTVNSFEFLAKKNYFDGTRCHRLATVETTGLGMLQCGDPLAKADGKTADDGTGGPGYLFEDENLGGMPYTRGTVAMAQGGDDANSNGSQFWISFSDENTQLTAAGAAYTPFGVVKEGMDVVDKIAKGGIIPFNGDPMADVRGEGSNAPKLPVIIKDVTITK, via the coding sequence GTGACCGACGTGGATCGCCAGACCCAGCTGGCACGGGAGCACCGCGAGCGGCAGGAAGAGCGCGCCAAGCAGCCACCGTCCGGACGGCGGAACGTCATCATCGGCGCCGGTCTCGGCGTGGTCCTCGTCGCCGGCGGCATCGTCGCCGCCACCACGTTGCTCGGCGGCGGAGGAGACGACCCCGGTAACCGGGCCGCCGCCGACCCGTCCGCCTCCGGGGCCGCGTCCGCGCCGGCCGTGGACCCCGGCGCCTCGGCCGCGCCGGCCGACCCCGCCAAGATCACCTGCTCCTACCGCAAGGACGACAGCGGCCTGCCGGCCAAGAAGGTGGGCATGCCCCCCACCAAGCCGGACCTCAAGGCGAAGTTCATGACGATCGACACCAACCAGGGCAAGATCGTCATCGAACTGGCCACCGCCGCGGCTCCCTGCACGGTCAACTCCTTCGAGTTCCTGGCCAAGAAGAACTACTTCGACGGCACCCGCTGCCACCGCCTGGCCACCGTGGAGACCACCGGCCTCGGCATGCTCCAGTGCGGCGACCCGCTGGCCAAGGCCGACGGCAAGACCGCCGACGACGGCACAGGCGGCCCCGGTTACCTGTTCGAGGACGAGAACCTCGGCGGCATGCCGTACACGCGCGGCACGGTGGCGATGGCCCAAGGCGGCGACGACGCCAACTCCAACGGCAGCCAGTTCTGGATCTCGTTCTCCGACGAGAACACCCAGCTCACCGCGGCGGGGGCCGCGTACACGCCGTTCGGTGTGGTCAAGGAAGGCATGGACGTCGTGGACAAGATCGCCAAGGGTGGCATCATCCCCTTCAACGGCGACCCCATGGCCGACGTCCGCGGCGAGGGCTCCAACGCACCCAAGCTGCCGGTCATCATCAAGGACGTCACCATCACCAAGTAG
- a CDS encoding DUF2231 domain-containing protein, translated as MFDQIFGLPAHPLIVHTAVIFIPLLAVGSVVFGVVPRLRPRLGWAVVLLAVVSPIAAFVAKESGEALFERNFGGQAPDSPAGAALDEHMSYANPLLLSALGLGVAALLLVYSSLRLGKTVTAILTVVTVVLAVVAAYYTVRSGHTGAIAVWS; from the coding sequence ATGTTCGACCAGATATTCGGCCTGCCCGCGCACCCGCTGATCGTCCACACGGCCGTCATCTTCATCCCCCTGCTCGCCGTAGGTTCTGTGGTGTTCGGCGTCGTCCCGCGGCTGCGTCCGCGGCTCGGCTGGGCCGTCGTGCTGCTCGCCGTCGTGTCGCCGATCGCGGCGTTCGTGGCCAAGGAGAGCGGCGAGGCGTTGTTCGAGAGGAACTTCGGCGGCCAGGCCCCCGACAGCCCGGCCGGCGCCGCGCTGGACGAGCACATGAGCTACGCCAACCCGCTGCTGCTCAGCGCGCTCGGGCTCGGGGTGGCGGCGCTGCTGCTCGTGTACTCCTCGCTGCGGCTCGGCAAGACCGTCACCGCGATCCTCACCGTGGTGACCGTGGTGCTCGCCGTCGTCGCCGCCTACTACACCGTGCGGTCCGGCCACACCGGCGCCATCGCCGTCTGGAGCTGA
- a CDS encoding AAA family ATPase — protein sequence MESLFDAAAEEAHRGQEPLAVRMRPRGLSEVIGQRHLLGPGTPLRRLVESDAPMSLFLWGPPGTGKTTLAYVVAGATKRRFVEVSAVSAGVKEVRGAIDQARRDLGMTGRQTVLFVDEVHRFNKAQQDALLPAVENRWVTFIGATTENPFFSVISPLLSRSLLLTLEPLSEDDVRAVLDRAVQDPRGLGGRVTLAPEAAEHLVRLAGGDARRSLTYLEAAALITDAGEITVETVEKAVDKAAVRYDRQGDQHYDVVSAFIKSMRGSDADAALHYLARMIEAGEDPRFIARRIVIFSSEDVGMADPTCLQVAVAAAQAVQMIGLPEASINLAHAVIHCALAPKSNAVVKAIGAAAADVRRGDIGQVPAHLRDAHYAGAAKLSHGKDYKYPHDFEHALVRQEYAPDRLRDRRYYEPTRHGAEAQTAGRWARIRDFLRGGS from the coding sequence GTGGAGAGTTTGTTCGACGCGGCGGCGGAGGAGGCCCACCGGGGCCAGGAGCCGCTCGCGGTCCGCATGCGGCCACGCGGCCTCTCCGAGGTCATCGGCCAGCGGCACCTCCTCGGGCCCGGCACCCCGCTGCGGCGGCTGGTGGAGAGCGACGCACCCATGTCGCTGTTCCTGTGGGGCCCGCCCGGCACCGGCAAGACCACCCTGGCGTACGTCGTGGCCGGCGCGACCAAGAGGCGCTTCGTCGAGGTCTCCGCCGTGTCGGCGGGTGTCAAGGAGGTCCGCGGGGCCATCGACCAGGCCAGACGCGACCTCGGCATGACCGGACGCCAGACCGTGCTGTTCGTCGACGAGGTCCACCGGTTCAACAAGGCACAGCAGGACGCGCTGCTGCCTGCCGTGGAGAACCGCTGGGTGACCTTCATCGGCGCCACCACCGAGAACCCGTTCTTCTCGGTCATCTCGCCGCTGCTGTCCCGCTCGCTGCTGCTGACCTTGGAGCCGCTGTCGGAGGACGACGTGCGCGCGGTGCTGGACCGCGCCGTACAGGACCCGCGCGGCCTCGGCGGCCGGGTGACCCTGGCCCCGGAGGCGGCCGAGCACCTGGTCAGGCTCGCGGGTGGCGACGCGCGCCGCTCGCTGACCTACCTGGAGGCGGCGGCCCTCATCACCGACGCGGGTGAGATCACCGTCGAGACGGTCGAGAAGGCCGTGGACAAGGCCGCGGTCCGCTACGACCGCCAGGGCGACCAGCACTACGACGTGGTCAGCGCGTTCATCAAGAGCATGCGCGGCTCCGACGCCGACGCCGCGCTGCACTACCTGGCCCGCATGATCGAGGCCGGCGAGGACCCCCGGTTCATCGCGCGCCGCATCGTCATCTTCTCCTCCGAGGACGTCGGCATGGCCGACCCCACCTGTCTTCAGGTGGCGGTCGCCGCCGCGCAGGCCGTCCAGATGATCGGCCTCCCCGAGGCCTCCATCAACCTGGCCCACGCCGTCATCCACTGCGCGCTGGCCCCGAAGTCCAACGCCGTCGTGAAGGCCATCGGCGCCGCCGCCGCCGACGTGCGCCGCGGCGACATCGGCCAGGTCCCCGCGCACCTGAGGGACGCGCACTACGCGGGAGCCGCCAAGCTCTCCCACGGCAAGGACTACAAGTACCCCCACGACTTCGAGCACGCGCTGGTCCGCCAGGAGTACGCACCCGACCGCCTGCGCGACCGCCGCTACTACGAGCCGACCCGCCACGGGGCCGAGGCCCAGACGGCCGGCCGGTGGGCCAGGATCCGCGACTTCCTCCGCGGCGGCTCCTGA
- a CDS encoding DUF948 domain-containing protein, which produces MLTAGEVAGLIVALFWAILVCFLAMVLVKLARLIDRTSRSVADLSERVVPLLEDVSLTVAETNRQLVAVEAIAGNMREASGNVAKVTGVASTLFATPLIKASALVHGVRGAFSARRRAAALPRGRRQP; this is translated from the coding sequence ATGCTGACCGCGGGAGAGGTCGCCGGCCTCATCGTCGCTCTGTTCTGGGCGATCCTTGTCTGTTTTCTCGCCATGGTGCTGGTGAAGCTGGCACGGCTCATCGACCGGACGTCACGATCGGTGGCCGACCTCAGCGAGCGGGTCGTCCCGCTGCTCGAGGACGTCAGCCTGACCGTGGCCGAGACCAACCGGCAGCTCGTCGCGGTCGAGGCGATCGCGGGGAACATGCGCGAGGCCAGCGGCAACGTCGCCAAGGTCACCGGGGTGGCCTCCACGCTGTTCGCCACCCCCCTGATCAAGGCCTCCGCGCTCGTCCACGGCGTACGCGGCGCCTTCTCGGCCCGCCGCAGGGCCGCCGCGCTCCCGAGAGGAAGGCGGCAGCCGTGA
- the alaS gene encoding alanine--tRNA ligase, which yields MESAEIARRFLRFFEERGHTVVPSASLVAEDPTLLLVNAGMVPFKPYFLGQKKPPYPRAASVQKVMRTLDIDEVGRTTRHASFFQMLGNFSFGDYFKEKAIPYAWELLTTPESEGGFGFSEDRLWVTVFHDDEEARDIWHKVVGVPLERIQKRGLADNYWHMGVPGPGGPCTEIYYDRGPEYGKEGGPVADENRYLEVWNNVFMQFQLGAVRSKIDFDVQGELPAKSVDTGMGLERMAAILQGVDNIYEIDTTYKILDRAAELTRSRYGRDARADVSLRVVADHMRAGVMLVGDGVLPSNEGRGYVLRRMLRRAIRNLRLLGAGEERYMHELTSVTIDVMGEQYPDLRADAANIHTVIDAEETSFLGTLRTGTAIFDAAVEETKRKGVEVLAGSQAFQLHDTYGFPIDLTLEMASEQGLQVDEDGFRRLMDEQRQRAKADSAAKKTGNADISVLGELLDRAGKVDFLGYDQTVAEGSVIGLLVDGAPVPAAGAGATVEVVLDRTPFYAEGGGQLADQGTIRTGGARVEITDVQSPFAGLVVHRGKVAEGEIRVGDSAQAEIDIERRRAISRSHTATHLVHRGFRNALGETAAQAGSENSPGRFRFDFTAAGAVAPSVLRDVEDEVNAILINDLQVHAYHTSLSEARSMGALALFGEKYGDEVRIVEVGDYSRELCGGTHVASSGQLGLVKVLGESSIGAGVRRVEALVGLDAFRFLARESVLVAQLSEQLKARREELPERVEGIVTRLRTAERELERLRSAQVLAVAGELAAAARDVSGVSVVTHRAPDGTSPDDLRKLALDVRGRFPGDRAAMVVIAGVPADRPVVVAAVNEAGRGRGLKAGRLVGVAAKALGGGGGGKDDVAQGGGTRPEAIDDALTAVTRAAGEALT from the coding sequence ATGGAGTCGGCAGAGATCGCCCGCCGCTTCCTGCGCTTCTTCGAGGAGCGCGGCCACACCGTCGTGCCCTCGGCCAGCCTTGTCGCCGAGGACCCGACGCTGCTGCTGGTCAATGCGGGCATGGTGCCCTTCAAGCCTTACTTCCTCGGACAGAAGAAGCCGCCGTACCCGCGCGCCGCCTCCGTCCAGAAGGTCATGCGCACCCTCGACATCGACGAGGTCGGCAGGACCACCCGCCACGCCAGCTTCTTCCAGATGCTCGGCAACTTCTCCTTCGGCGACTATTTCAAGGAGAAGGCGATCCCGTACGCGTGGGAGCTGCTCACCACCCCCGAGTCCGAGGGCGGCTTCGGCTTCTCCGAGGACCGGCTGTGGGTCACGGTCTTCCACGACGACGAGGAGGCACGCGACATCTGGCACAAGGTCGTCGGCGTGCCGCTGGAGCGCATCCAGAAGCGTGGCCTGGCCGACAACTACTGGCACATGGGGGTGCCGGGCCCCGGCGGTCCCTGCACCGAGATCTACTACGACCGCGGCCCCGAGTACGGCAAGGAAGGCGGCCCCGTAGCGGACGAGAACCGCTACCTGGAGGTCTGGAACAACGTCTTCATGCAGTTCCAGCTCGGCGCCGTCCGCAGCAAGATCGACTTCGACGTGCAGGGCGAGCTGCCGGCCAAGAGCGTGGACACCGGCATGGGCCTGGAGCGCATGGCGGCCATCCTGCAGGGTGTCGACAACATCTACGAGATCGACACCACCTACAAGATCCTCGACAGGGCCGCGGAGCTGACCCGCTCGCGGTACGGCCGCGACGCGCGGGCCGACGTCTCGCTGCGCGTGGTCGCCGACCACATGCGCGCCGGCGTCATGCTGGTCGGCGACGGCGTGCTGCCCTCCAACGAGGGCCGGGGGTACGTCCTGCGGCGCATGCTGCGCCGCGCGATCCGCAACCTGCGCCTGCTCGGCGCGGGGGAGGAGCGCTACATGCACGAGCTCACCTCCGTCACCATCGACGTCATGGGTGAGCAGTACCCCGACCTGCGCGCCGACGCGGCCAACATCCACACGGTGATCGACGCCGAGGAGACCTCCTTCCTCGGCACCCTGCGCACCGGCACCGCGATCTTCGACGCGGCGGTCGAGGAGACCAAGCGCAAGGGTGTCGAGGTGCTCGCGGGCAGCCAGGCGTTCCAGCTCCACGACACCTACGGCTTCCCGATCGACCTCACCCTGGAGATGGCGTCCGAGCAGGGCCTGCAGGTCGACGAGGACGGCTTCCGCCGCCTCATGGACGAGCAGCGGCAGCGGGCCAAGGCCGACTCCGCGGCCAAGAAGACCGGCAACGCCGACATCTCGGTGCTCGGCGAGCTGCTCGACCGCGCGGGCAAGGTCGACTTCCTCGGCTACGACCAGACGGTCGCCGAGGGCTCGGTCATCGGCCTGCTCGTGGACGGCGCGCCGGTCCCGGCGGCAGGCGCCGGCGCCACCGTCGAGGTCGTGCTCGACCGCACCCCGTTCTACGCCGAGGGCGGCGGCCAGCTCGCCGACCAGGGGACGATCCGGACCGGCGGCGCGCGGGTCGAGATCACCGACGTGCAGTCGCCGTTCGCGGGTCTCGTCGTGCACCGCGGCAAGGTCGCCGAGGGCGAGATCCGCGTCGGCGACTCCGCGCAGGCCGAGATCGACATCGAGCGGCGCCGCGCCATCTCACGCAGCCACACCGCGACCCACCTGGTGCACCGCGGCTTCCGCAACGCGCTCGGCGAGACCGCGGCGCAGGCGGGCTCGGAGAACTCCCCGGGCCGGTTCCGCTTCGACTTCACCGCGGCCGGCGCCGTGGCGCCGAGCGTGCTGCGCGACGTCGAGGACGAGGTCAACGCGATCCTGATCAACGACCTGCAGGTGCACGCCTACCACACCTCGCTGAGCGAGGCGCGGTCCATGGGGGCACTGGCGCTGTTCGGCGAGAAGTACGGCGACGAGGTGCGCATCGTCGAGGTCGGCGACTACTCCCGCGAGCTGTGCGGCGGCACCCACGTCGCGAGCTCCGGGCAGCTCGGCCTGGTCAAGGTGCTCGGCGAGTCGTCCATCGGCGCCGGCGTGCGCCGCGTCGAGGCCCTGGTCGGCCTGGACGCGTTCCGCTTCCTCGCGCGTGAGAGCGTGCTGGTCGCGCAGCTGTCCGAGCAGCTCAAGGCGCGCCGCGAGGAGCTCCCCGAGCGGGTCGAGGGCATCGTGACCCGCCTGCGCACGGCCGAGCGCGAGCTGGAGCGCCTGCGTTCCGCGCAGGTCCTCGCCGTCGCCGGTGAGCTCGCCGCGGCGGCGCGCGACGTCAGCGGGGTCTCGGTGGTCACCCACCGCGCGCCGGACGGGACTTCCCCTGATGACCTGCGTAAACTCGCTCTCGACGTGCGTGGCAGATTCCCCGGCGACCGCGCCGCGATGGTCGTGATCGCCGGTGTGCCCGCCGACAGGCCCGTCGTGGTCGCCGCGGTCAACGAGGCGGGACGCGGCCGGGGACTCAAGGCCGGGCGACTGGTCGGCGTCGCCGCCAAGGCACTTGGGGGTGGCGGTGGCGGCAAGGACGACGTCGCGCAAGGCGGCGGCACACGGCCCGAGGCGATCGACGACGCGCTCACGGCCGTCACCCGGGCCGCCGGGGAAGCACTCACCTGA
- the ruvX gene encoding Holliday junction resolvase RuvX, with protein MRRGVRLGVDVGSVRVGVARSDPSGLLATPVETVRRGRGDLARIAAIAAEHEAVEVVVGLPTSLSGRESHAAAAAREFAARLAARLAPTPVRLYDERLTTVSAQADLRSSGVRARNQRDVIDQAAAVVLLQAALDAERASGLPPGRPAEPPGPRPGGESSTGPAR; from the coding sequence GTGAGGCGAGGGGTACGGCTCGGCGTGGACGTCGGGTCGGTCCGGGTCGGCGTGGCGCGCAGCGACCCTTCGGGGCTGCTCGCCACGCCGGTCGAGACGGTGCGGCGCGGCCGGGGAGACCTCGCCAGGATCGCCGCCATCGCCGCCGAGCACGAGGCCGTCGAGGTCGTCGTCGGGCTGCCGACGTCGCTGTCGGGCCGGGAGAGCCACGCGGCGGCGGCGGCGCGTGAGTTCGCCGCACGGCTCGCCGCACGGCTGGCCCCGACGCCGGTGCGGCTGTACGACGAGCGGCTGACCACGGTGTCCGCGCAGGCGGACCTGCGCTCCAGCGGCGTACGCGCCAGGAACCAGCGGGACGTCATCGACCAGGCCGCCGCGGTCGTGCTGCTGCAGGCCGCACTGGACGCCGAGCGCGCCTCCGGCCTGCCGCCGGGCCGGCCCGCCGAGCCGCCGGGACCACGTCCCGGCGGGGAATCGAGCACCGGGCCCGCGAGGTGA
- the mltG gene encoding endolytic transglycosylase MltG, whose product MTGPAAPHGGDDEDAAPHDGGARGDEVPGDESRGEDDGLFAFGAPDEGDDERVTGRRGRRAVVAVLVGLGVVAAGVVTAAVTVVRPYFVPADFDGKGTGTVVVEVPAGMSAGEIGDVLERAGVVASRRAFTRVVDERGKAGTLRPGSYRLRKEMAAAAALDLMLESRSRVRKRVTLPEGLRASETVARLAKGSGLPLAELAALTAAPAALGLPPYADGVAEGFLFPATYDVEPKTTPRDLMRALVRRFERAAASMGLEAGAARVRLTPRQVVVVASIVQAEGGSEADYPKIARVVYNRLASGAKLEMDSTVMYGLGKHGIVASHAEIKRDTPYNTYLHRGLPPGPIANPGEAALRAALYPAKGDWYWFVTVDPERRITKFTDKESEFVKLREELHSRLGRH is encoded by the coding sequence GTGACCGGTCCCGCCGCCCCGCACGGCGGCGACGACGAGGACGCGGCCCCGCACGACGGCGGAGCCCGTGGCGACGAGGTCCCCGGTGACGAGTCCCGTGGTGAGGATGACGGCCTGTTCGCGTTCGGCGCGCCGGACGAGGGGGACGATGAGCGGGTCACCGGCCGGCGGGGACGGCGCGCGGTGGTGGCGGTCCTCGTGGGGCTCGGGGTGGTGGCCGCCGGGGTGGTGACGGCGGCGGTGACAGTGGTGCGTCCCTATTTCGTCCCCGCCGACTTCGACGGCAAGGGGACGGGGACCGTCGTGGTCGAGGTGCCGGCGGGGATGTCGGCGGGAGAGATCGGGGATGTGCTGGAACGTGCCGGGGTGGTGGCCAGCCGCAGAGCGTTCACGCGGGTGGTGGACGAGCGGGGCAAGGCCGGCACGCTGCGGCCGGGGTCCTACCGGCTGCGCAAGGAGATGGCGGCCGCGGCGGCGCTCGACCTGATGCTGGAGTCGCGGTCACGGGTCAGGAAACGGGTCACGTTGCCGGAGGGGTTGCGCGCCTCGGAGACGGTGGCGCGGCTCGCCAAGGGGTCGGGGCTGCCGCTCGCCGAGCTGGCGGCGCTCACGGCGGCGCCTGCGGCGCTCGGGCTGCCGCCGTACGCGGACGGCGTGGCCGAGGGCTTCCTGTTCCCCGCCACCTACGACGTGGAGCCGAAGACGACGCCGCGTGACCTGATGCGGGCCCTGGTGCGCCGGTTCGAGCGGGCCGCGGCCTCGATGGGGCTGGAGGCCGGTGCGGCCCGGGTGCGGCTGACGCCGCGGCAGGTGGTGGTGGTGGCGAGCATCGTGCAGGCCGAAGGCGGTTCCGAGGCCGACTACCCCAAGATCGCGAGGGTCGTCTACAATCGCCTCGCCTCCGGTGCCAAGCTCGAGATGGACAGCACGGTGATGTACGGCCTGGGCAAGCACGGCATCGTGGCGTCACACGCCGAGATCAAGCGCGACACCCCGTACAACACGTATCTCCATCGCGGGCTGCCTCCCGGTCCCATCGCCAACCCCGGCGAAGCGGCGCTTCGTGCGGCGCTTTATCCGGCGAAGGGTGATTGGTACTGGTTCGTCACGGTTGATCCGGAGCGTAGAATCACCAAATTCACTGACAAAGAGAGTGAGTTTGTGAAACTCCGCGAAGAGCTGCACTCCCGTCTGGGGCGGCACTGA
- the mltG gene encoding endolytic transglycosylase MltG — MDLDHLLGAEDDEGPRRGSRSSRAGRSRSRRRQRRQRRKGYAAFLLAMIIIVGVVGAGGYYGYTWIRGVTTVKDYTGQGSGEVVVTIKEGQSAGDVAQTLVDQGVVASERAFINAIGAAGKSASLQPGEYKLRKGMAAAQAVPLLDPELRLKTTLTLREGLRLSQVYEQLSTATGRSVKEFQAAAKDAKGLGLPSYARGRLEGFAFPATYEVSPRTSPEELLGAMVERFDRAADDAGLVAGARRVGLTPLQVITVASIVQAESGKYEDMPKVARVIYNRLNRDPQMKLQMDSTVMYGLGEYGIAATHEQLKSKSPYNTYARLGLPPGPIGNPGDHAIEAALNPAEGPWLYFVTVDPKKKITKFTDSEAEFFKLAEEFNRSQDGG, encoded by the coding sequence ATGGACCTAGACCATCTGCTGGGTGCCGAGGACGACGAAGGTCCCCGGCGCGGTTCCCGCAGCTCCAGGGCCGGTCGCAGCCGCAGCAGGCGACGTCAGCGCAGGCAGCGCCGCAAGGGGTACGCCGCCTTCCTCCTCGCGATGATCATCATCGTCGGCGTGGTCGGCGCCGGCGGTTACTACGGCTACACCTGGATCCGCGGCGTCACCACCGTCAAGGACTACACCGGCCAGGGTTCCGGCGAGGTCGTCGTGACCATCAAGGAGGGCCAGTCCGCGGGAGACGTGGCGCAGACCCTGGTCGACCAGGGAGTGGTCGCCAGCGAGCGTGCCTTCATCAACGCGATCGGCGCCGCCGGCAAGAGCGCCTCGCTCCAGCCCGGCGAGTACAAGCTGCGCAAGGGCATGGCCGCGGCGCAGGCCGTGCCGCTGCTCGACCCCGAGCTGCGCCTGAAGACCACGCTCACCCTGCGCGAGGGCCTGCGGCTGTCCCAGGTGTACGAGCAGCTCTCCACCGCGACCGGCCGCTCCGTGAAGGAGTTCCAGGCCGCCGCCAAGGACGCCAAGGGCCTCGGCCTGCCGTCCTACGCCAGAGGCAGGCTGGAGGGCTTCGCCTTCCCCGCGACCTATGAGGTCTCGCCGCGCACCTCCCCCGAAGAGCTGCTCGGGGCCATGGTGGAGCGGTTCGACCGCGCCGCCGACGACGCGGGCCTGGTCGCCGGAGCCCGCCGGGTGGGTCTCACCCCCCTGCAGGTCATCACGGTGGCCAGCATCGTGCAGGCCGAGTCCGGCAAGTACGAGGACATGCCGAAGGTCGCCAGGGTCATCTACAACCGGCTGAACCGCGACCCGCAGATGAAGCTCCAGATGGACAGCACGGTGATGTACGGCCTCGGCGAGTACGGCATCGCGGCCACCCACGAGCAGCTCAAGAGCAAGTCGCCGTACAACACCTACGCGCGGCTCGGCCTGCCGCCGGGTCCGATCGGCAACCCCGGCGACCACGCCATCGAGGCCGCGCTGAACCCCGCCGAGGGCCCCTGGCTGTACTTCGTGACGGTGGACCCCAAGAAGAAGATCACCAAGTTCACCGACTCGGAGGCGGAGTTCTTCAAGCTGGCAGAGGAGTTCAACCGCAGCCAGGACGGCGGCTGA
- a CDS encoding shikimate dehydrogenase, which translates to MERRAAVLGSPIAHSLSPALHRAAYDAIGLRGWRYDAIECDEQGLPGLLAGLGPEWAGLSLTMPLKRAVLPLLDTVSDLAAAVGGVNTVVLSGGARHGHNTDVHGIVAALADEGVTAPRSAAVLGGGATAASALGALREMGLREAVLVVRDRSRAGETEQVAERLGVTLKVCSFAGLGALGTDLVISTLPPGAADQVTDLVRGVPAVFDVVYAPWPTSLAHAAAQAGATVIGGFGMLVHQAVRQVELYTGRTGVPVPPVRAGGEAEILRRASLTR; encoded by the coding sequence ATGGAGCGCAGGGCCGCCGTTCTCGGCTCCCCGATCGCTCACTCGCTGTCCCCGGCGCTGCACCGCGCGGCGTACGACGCGATCGGCCTGCGCGGGTGGCGCTACGACGCGATCGAGTGCGACGAGCAGGGCCTGCCCGGGCTGCTCGCGGGGCTCGGCCCCGAGTGGGCCGGGCTGTCGCTGACCATGCCGCTCAAGCGCGCCGTGCTGCCGCTGCTCGACACCGTGTCCGACCTCGCGGCCGCGGTCGGCGGCGTCAACACCGTGGTGCTGTCCGGCGGCGCGCGGCACGGCCACAACACCGACGTGCACGGCATCGTGGCGGCCCTCGCCGACGAGGGGGTCACCGCACCCCGCTCGGCCGCGGTGCTCGGCGGCGGCGCCACCGCCGCGTCGGCGCTCGGCGCGCTGCGCGAGATGGGCCTGCGCGAGGCCGTGCTCGTGGTCAGGGACCGCTCGCGTGCCGGGGAGACCGAGCAGGTCGCCGAACGCCTCGGCGTCACGCTGAAGGTGTGCTCCTTCGCCGGCCTCGGCGCGCTCGGCACCGACCTGGTGATCTCCACGTTGCCTCCCGGCGCGGCCGACCAGGTCACCGATCTGGTCCGCGGCGTCCCCGCGGTGTTCGACGTGGTGTACGCGCCGTGGCCGACGTCGCTCGCGCACGCGGCGGCGCAGGCGGGTGCCACCGTGATCGGCGGCTTCGGCATGCTCGTCCACCAGGCCGTCCGCCAGGTGGAGCTGTACACCGGCCGCACCGGCGTCCCCGTCCCACCGGTCCGCGCCGGCGGCGAGGCCGAGATCCTGCGCCGCGCGTCCCTCACCCGCTGA
- the infC gene encoding translation initiation factor IF-3 yields MSAKGPGTVERADAATNRHLGGPISTEPRINERIRVPEVRLVGPNGEQVGIVSIGDALKLAQEADLDLVEVAATARPPVCKLMDYGKFKYESAMKAREARRNQAHTIIKEIKLRPKIDPHDYETKKGHVVRFLKAGDKVKVTIMFRGREQSRPELGFRLLQRLAEDVTELGFVESQPKQDGRNMIMVIGPHKKKAEAKAERAAARARPAGSEHAEAAGPELEHAESEQSD; encoded by the coding sequence GTGAGCGCGAAGGGCCCAGGCACGGTCGAGCGAGCAGACGCGGCGACGAACCGGCACCTAGGAGGTCCCATCAGCACTGAACCCCGCATCAACGAGCGTATTCGCGTGCCCGAGGTCCGTCTCGTCGGTCCGAACGGCGAGCAGGTCGGCATCGTCTCCATCGGTGACGCGCTGAAGCTGGCTCAGGAGGCCGATCTCGATCTGGTCGAGGTCGCCGCCACGGCCCGGCCGCCCGTGTGCAAGCTCATGGACTACGGCAAGTTCAAGTACGAGTCCGCCATGAAGGCACGTGAGGCACGCCGCAACCAGGCGCACACGATCATCAAGGAGATCAAGCTCCGGCCCAAGATCGACCCGCACGACTACGAGACCAAGAAGGGTCACGTCGTGCGGTTCCTCAAAGCGGGGGACAAGGTCAAGGTCACGATCATGTTCCGCGGACGCGAGCAGTCGCGTCCGGAGCTGGGCTTCCGGCTCCTGCAGCGGCTGGCGGAGGACGTCACCGAGCTCGGTTTCGTCGAGTCCCAGCCCAAGCAGGACGGCCGTAACATGATCATGGTGATCGGGCCGCACAAGAAGAAGGCCGAGGCCAAGGCAGAGCGTGCCGCGGCCCGCGCACGGCCCGCCGGGTCGGAGCACGCCGAGGCGGCGGGCCCCGAACTGGAGCACGCGGAGTCGGAGCAGAGCGATTGA
- the rpmI gene encoding 50S ribosomal protein L35, translating into MPKMKTHSGAKKRFRLSGSGKIMRRRANRAHYNEHKSSTLTRRLAPEVVMSAADTKKIKKLLGK; encoded by the coding sequence ATGCCGAAGATGAAGACGCACAGCGGTGCGAAGAAGCGGTTCCGCCTCAGCGGAAGCGGAAAGATCATGCGCCGTCGAGCCAACCGTGCGCACTACAACGAGCACAAGTCGTCCACGCTGACCCGCCGTCTCGCTCCCGAGGTCGTCATGTCCGCCGCCGACACGAAGAAGATCAAGAAGCTGCTCGGCAAGTAA